The genomic interval TCCCGTGATCACCGAACAGACCCAGCAATCCGCCGTCCGCGAGGTGCCGGTGACGTTGTCGCCGTACTTCCTCTGGGGAAACCGTCAGGCCTTGGCCATGCGTGTGTGGCTGCGAACCGAAAGAGAAGGCTCATGAAGAGAACGTCAATACTTGTGGGGCTGGTGGCCTCGGCCGCACTCACACTCAGCGCATGTGGTGGCGGCACGTCCGGAACCAGCGGTCAGTCGGACGGTCCAGGAGCCAAGGCAGCACAGGGTGGCACCTTGCAGGTGCTCGCGAACGCGGCGTTCTCGCACCTCGACCCGGCCCGCGGTTTCGACGGCGGCGTCAACAACTTCTACCGGCTGATCTACCGGACGCTGACCACCCAGGGCGCCGCACCGGGGGCCGAGGGCACCAAGATCGTGCCGGACCTGGCCACCGACACCGGCAAGCCGACGGACGGCGGCAAGACCTGGACGTTCACGCTGAAGGACGGACTGTTCTTCGAGACCGGTGCGCCGATCACCAGCGCGGACGTGAAGTGGGGTGTCGAGCGCGCGTGGGATCCCGAGATCGGCATCGGCTCGCCGTACGCGAAGCAGTTGATCGAGGCACCCGCGTCGTACCAGGGTCCGTACAAGTCGGGTGATCTGTCGACGATCGCGACGCCGGACGCGAAGACGATCGTGTTCCACCTGAAGAAGCCGTTCGCGGACTTCGGCAGCGTGGTCGCGCAGAACACGTTCACGCCGGTGCCGAAGGGCCAGGGCGCGGGCAACCAGCTGGACAGCAAGCCGATCGCCTCCGGTCCGTACAAGCTCGCCGACAACAAGCCGGGGGCCTCGCTCAAGCTCGTCCGCAACGACAAGTGGGACAAGAAGACCGACAGCGTCCGGACGGCGAACCCCGATGTCTTCCAGTGGACGTTCGGCCTCGACCCGGCCACCATCGACGAGCGGATGCTCGCCGGTCAGGGCACCGACGCCGACGCGATCGCCGGTACGGTCCAGGCCGCGACCGTGGCCCGGATGCAGACCCCGCAGCTGAAGCAGCGGACGATGACCGGCATCAACGGCTGCACGACGTACATGGGCCTGAACACCACGAAGAAGCCGCTCGACAACGTCAAGGTCCGGCAGGCGATCAACCTGGCGGTGAACAAGCAGACGGTCCGGGACGCGGACGGCGGATCGGCGCTCGCCGAGATCGGGAACACGATCCAGCCGCCGACGATCACCGGCCGGGTCGACTACGACCCGTACCCGAGCCAGGACAACAAGGGCGACATCGACGGCG from Kribbella sp. NBC_00709 carries:
- a CDS encoding ABC transporter substrate-binding protein; the encoded protein is MKRTSILVGLVASAALTLSACGGGTSGTSGQSDGPGAKAAQGGTLQVLANAAFSHLDPARGFDGGVNNFYRLIYRTLTTQGAAPGAEGTKIVPDLATDTGKPTDGGKTWTFTLKDGLFFETGAPITSADVKWGVERAWDPEIGIGSPYAKQLIEAPASYQGPYKSGDLSTIATPDAKTIVFHLKKPFADFGSVVAQNTFTPVPKGQGAGNQLDSKPIASGPYKLADNKPGASLKLVRNDKWDKKTDSVRTANPDVFQWTFGLDPATIDERMLAGQGTDADAIAGTVQAATVARMQTPQLKQRTMTGINGCTTYMGLNTTKKPLDNVKVRQAINLAVNKQTVRDADGGSALAEIGNTIQPPTITGRVDYDPYPSQDNKGDIDGARKLLTEAGLANGFTMTLDTRAQPKMQAMSVAVQQALAPLKITVKINTIDTATYYEVIGTTSQQHDAAITGWCPDWPSGATFLPPLFDGRNITSKGNTNLSQLNDPGVNAKIDEISKLTDVNAANAAYGELDKQIMALAPVVPLLYEKVLMLVGSNIGGAYLHDGFSGGIDLVSVGLKDSGK